The window AGttcaattatataatttgagTTTGATTTTGCGCATAACACGGGTCGCACACTTGTATTACTTTATTGGAGAATCACAGAGGCGTCCACAATGGGAATCATCCATTCACTGGGGGACTCTAGGgaatggagaagaagaatcaaaattaaattaaattagttctttttttaatatgattttgaattgaaaattcaactAAATATTAAAACTTAAAAGGAAATCTCGTTAATAGTGAATGAACAAGAAGTTGATGGAAAGATTAGATGTTCCCAAGATCAGCAAACACAATAGCatgttattaaataaatttgatacatttttcttaatttttttcgataaaAGAATATCttgaattatttatatatgctATATGAATAGTTATCTAGCAGTATAGATACGATGATTTCTTGAATtctttatatatgttatatgatTAATTACTAGCCATATGGATACTTGTTAGTTTCACTTGAAAGGCGATGAACCAAACATAACCAAATGTAATTGAATTTCGATTCCTTATCGAACCAAATGTCAATCCGTTTCCAATTCTGCCCAATTTCAccttattttgattttgtctACATTTCCATTTCTGGATCtcaaaccaaacaggccctttgtggtgtaagttttagtttttaaaaataccgttttttcatatatatatatatatatatataagtaaaattgactctTAAAAGCAATTAATATGGTTAGAATCATCAATCTGCTTCATCGATAAATGATAAAGTTTCTCATAttatcataaaattaaaatgcaaaaaatatatatatttctattacTTTAGCCActatatttgatataataaaaGTTTGAGGTAcaatataatttcaaattacttatataattACGAatgtatattttaattatagtaTTCATATATCCACACTTAGTATATAGGCAAAGAaactatttaatatatataagggCAAACTCGTTCGAAATAATACAATTTcgaaaattgttaaaatatgataatatatGTAGAAATCGGTTTCTAGATAGAAtctaatctatatatctatatttgtgGTCACCATATTTCGGAATTTCTGAAATTAAAGCCCAATTGATGAGATTGTACTAGACAGCCCATTGCGATCTCAACCCGGATGGATTCGTTTTGTCACGTTTGGAGCATGTGGGAGCCCGTTCAGACCCCAACTCGATTTGAAGTCCGAATGAAGAGATAATCATGGAAATAAAGCACATGTGATGATTATCAAGAAATCTAAACGTGTTCTTATTCCTCAAGAATAGGGAGAGCAGTAACCATCCACCACCCATCAAGAAAGTGGGAAGTTCAAACCATCTGATAATGGGAGTTGTGGGACTTAAAAGAGCAAGCGAGACACCTCTATCAGTAGAGGTCCATGGAGTTCAAGGAGGACAGGCAGCAATCAACACGCTCAACAAAAACACAATCAGCCCAAATTCTGTAGCAGCATTCTGTCATTCTtgcattttgtttttcaattgTTTAGCTTCAAATAGGCGTTCTGACAGACAGTTTACTTCATTCTTCTGTGTTCAGACATGTGCAGATTGTCTATGTTTCCCCTGTTCCGACAAGCACTACTCTTTTTAAGTACTCGTTGCAAGTTAATAAAGTTTGTTTCATCCCATTCGTTACTAGTTTACTTTCTCGCACCCACTTAATTTCTGGTGCTTCGTTTAAATTTTTGCTAGATTTCTAAGTCCTTTTACATAAGACTTATCGTCTCTGGCATGTGCGCACACTGTTGACTAAAAAAACCGCAGCATAGGGTCACATGTTGCGGGCGTGCTAGAGACGATAAGTCTCGAAAGTGTTTGAGTGCGTGGAATCTAACTTCTAATCAAAACGATTGGCTCAAGCCTTGCTATGCAAAATGACTTAAAATCTTGCAAAAATTTAAACGAAGCACGGGAAATTAAGTGGGTGCGAGAAAGTAAACTGGTAAGAAATGGGATGAAACGAAGTTTATTAACTAGCAACAAGTATTTATAAAGAGTTGTGCTTGTCGGAACATGGGAAACATAGACAATCTGCTTGTCCGAACACAAAAGAACGAAGTAAACTGTCTGTCAGTACGCCTAATTGAAGCTAAACAATTGAAAAACGAAATGCCGGATCGATATAATGCTGCTACAGAATTTGGGCTGATTGTGTCGAGTGTTGAGCATGATGATTGTTGCGTGTCCCCTTGAACTCCATGGACCTCTATTTATAGAGGTGTCTCGCTTGCTTTTCAAGTCCCACAATTCCTAGTATCAGATGGTTGGTCCTTCCCACTTCTTGGTAGGTGGTGGATGGTTACGGCTCTCCGATTGTTGAGGATCAAGAACGCGTTCAAATTCATGCTCATCTCTTCCATCGGGCTTCAAATCAGGTTGGGCTTTCAATGGGTTCCCACATGCTCCAAATAGGATCAAACGAACCGATCCGGGTTGAGATCGCAATGGGTCATCTAGCACAATCTCATCAATTGTGTTTTCATTTcggaaaatacaaaatatggTGTCAAGAATATTATATAAGTAAATTGACTCCAAAAAATAGTTAATAGGATTATATTTAATAGGATTAGAATCGTCAATCTGCTTTGCcaataaatgattaaaatttctcatgttattataaaattaataaaataaaaaataagtatatttttattattactttAGCCActatatttgatataataaAGTGCGAGATACAATGTAATTTGAAATTACTTATATAAGTgcgaatatatattttaattaaagtatTTATATATCCACACTCAGTATATAGTTAAAGACGCTATTTAATGTATGTAAAGCAAACTCCTTcgaaataatataatttagaaaattattagaaaGTCATAATATAGAATTCTAGATAGAATCTGATATTTAGACAtacatttaaatatataataattcagCCAAAATTTGGTTTATCTAAGTATTAATttaatagatatataattcatattgaATAAGACAATTTGTTGCGATATTATTATTGGATTATTTATACTTAGTATAatgttattgaaaattattattttaatttcaaattaatcatttatttttattaataatttttttcgaaatatattaattgagTGTATACCAGATATTGATTAGGCATATTAAATCAACGCTCAATCGAGATTAGTCTCAACCAGTTGCTCATAAATATTCGTGATGAAAAAAACGAGCACCCGCATGAGAGAGGGGGTACCGCACTCATCTTAGTCATAAACCAACAGactaagatttttttttttgggtaaaaaaagaaaaaaatataagaaaaaagaaaaacaaaatagacCAGAAGTTGAAGCAGTTAGCAGAAAGGCAGAGTAGGGGCTTGTTTGCTGGAGGGGCTCCGGCCACTATCCCTCCGCTGACTCCCTCTCTGACGGCCAGCACCCCTCGGTCCTCTCTCGGCCGCCGGTCCATTTCCGTGTCTGACATTGTTCGTCCCAGTCCACTGCTGCCGTTCCGTTCGACCCAAGCATCTCGACGGCGTCCCCCGCCGTGAATCGTCACCGCAGCGTCCTTCTCCGGCGTCTCGGCTTCAGCTGCTGTCTCTTCTGGTCCTTTCATCCGCTCAACTTTTGTCTCATTCCGCTGCGCTCCTCAGCCTTTCCCTCACTCTCTGCCAGGTGAAGCACAGGCCGGGACCCATCCTCTCTGTCTTTGCCTCGAGCGTTTGATCAGCGCTTCGATCAGTATAACCGCCTCGTCCTTTTACTTCAAAGTCTGATTCCGGTCGTCGTAACTCGTCATTGATGTTTTCACTTGCTGGAGAGCATGCCTAGAGTAGATTGCGGGATTGCATTATTGCTGCCGATGCTGATGCTGCTTTGCTTTGTCAATATGATTATGGTTTTGAATAATGTTTAGGATCATGTTTCGAGTCCATTTTGCTGCCATGGAAGATTTGCATTAAACGTTGAGTTCATCATTCCACTTGTTAGGGAAGTAAATCCCTGATTTGCTGGCAATTTTATCCCGACTTTCttgttttcttccttatttattGTAATTAGCCAGCTGTACATTATTCGTTCCTTTGAAGTTACCGTAGGCAGGCCGATGTACATATGACACAGCTTTGTATACAAGCAATCAAGAGAATGAGAATACGTTAACTCTCCAAATTtattatggtatcagagcaaaaGCGTTTCTGAGACCTAAAAGAGGGCGAGACAATGAGCAACAACAAAGGAAGATGATTGATGTCACTTTCTCCTTATCTTCTGAGCACGTCTGATGGCACAGGAGCTGTCCTGGTGACTTGCAAGCTCACAAACATGAGTTATTCAACCTGGCCTAGGGCCATGTTGAATGCTTTACAGGCCAAGAACAAAATTGGCTTTATTGATGGGAGTCTGCATAAGCCTGAAGAGACAGCAGAGGACTTGGGAGCATGCAAGATCTGTAATGCTACTGTGGTCACCTAGATCTTTAACTCATTAAATACAAGTCTGCCAGCCAGTGTTGCCTATGTAGAGGAGGCCAAGGCACTCTGGGATGACCTAAAGCAGCGTTTTTCACAAGGGAATGCGATGACGTTCAGCAAATCAAGGCTGAACTCAGTGTTTTGGCAAGAAGGGCTCACAGGTGGGAAATATTACACGGCATTGAAGGGCTTATCAGATAAATTAGCTGATTACTCGCCAATTCCAAAGTGCACAAGTGCTGTAACGACTGAGTTTGTGAAGCGgagagaagaggagaggaTGCATCAATTCCTAATGGGATTGAATATGGAGACGTTTGGGACAATGCATTCTCAGATCCTGACCTATGATCCCTTACCATCGACGGGAAAGGTCTACAACAATGTGATTCTAGAAGAAAGCAGAAGATGGTTGCGAAGGGTCAGGATAAATGTCAACATGGATGGTGCTGTCCTTGTAGCAATGGGCAGTGATCGAACGAGAAAGAAGACTTGCAGCTATTGTGGGAACGCTGGTCATGAACGAGCTGAATGCTATCGCCTGATGACCTGCAGCTATTGTGAAAAGACTGGACACAAGAGAGCTGACTGTTATCACTTCAATGGGTATCCAGTAGATTGGGAAGCAAGAAGGAATGGCTCTGGGAGAAAGGACACGGCTCAACAATCCACTGGCAGGAATAGAGGGTGGATCAAAGGCGAGTCAAGCAGGATTGGGAAGGGACAGTCTTAGCCTGGAGGTTCGAACTGGGGAGCATAGCCAGGACCTCAGAAGGATGGACAGTAGAAAATAGGTTATCTGGTCAATGATAATCCCTTTGAAGGATCGTGGAAAAGGGGAGCAACAACTGCTCTTACAAATGATCAAGTTCAGCAGGTTCAACAGTTGTTAACTCTGTTACTGTTGACTCACAAAACTAATTCCGAGCAATTGGCTGGTACGTATTCTAACTTGATAGCAGGAGGATCGAACTGGAAACTCGATATTGGGGCTACAGAGCATATAACAggaaatataaattacttGATGGATTCTGTGCCAATAAAATGGCCCTATCCCATTTGGATACCTGATGGAAGATCCGTTCTTGCTAAGAGGGTTGGTCAGGCTCTATTAAGACCTGATTTCATCTTGAACAATGTCCTTTATATACCTAAATTTAATTGCAACCTTGTTTCCATGAGGCGCTTGGCTAAGGATATGAATTGCGTGTTCTCATTTTGCTCAGATTTTTGTGGGATGCAGGACCGAACCGAGAGGAAGGTGATTGGAGTGGCTAGGCTGCACGTGGGTCTATATCGATTCGGGTGTGTGGCATCTCATTTGGCATTGGCAACTTTCGAGAAGTGGGATTTCGAGAGATGGCTGATTTAAGCATTTGATATCTCATAATTTATGACTCGCTATTTTGTGGTGCCCACTGCTCAAACCAAACTGGAAACATGTGATTAGAGTACTACAGTTGAAATTAACCAGCTAATCTAGAGAAAGTAAATTTTAATCCAAGCGTTTAgcctaagatttctatttcaaaagtaaatactcagtcctataaggaaaaatacacatttaaaCTTCATAGCTGTTTGCAGGCATATAATCCCTCTAATTTTCCCTCTAAGCAAGTCAACAAGGTAGTGAAAGCATATGGTAGCTGCTTCGTCCCtaggttttcttcctttttattacaagtcttaattcatttttttgtttttgcattcaatttttcctttctgtttcagaagcaaattttttttttcaagtccaatttttgtttgaacttGTGCCTTTCCGCTCTTCTCGTTATAGTGAGTTCATTGAGTCGGCACATCCCGGGCTCATCACCCAAGTGACCGGGTTTTAAAGGGACCCCTACGAACTCTTCCTCACTCTAACATTCAAGTTAGAATACTCATAACTCAATTCTTGACTCATTGGAGTAAAGGCTATgcttgctttttcttttttttttttgaatgctcactaacacttttcagacttcttttATAGGAATCACTACGTACAAAGCTTCTTCTACCTCTTTCACTAAATGTTAAAGTGctattagaataattaaaaagaggatATACTAATTAACTTTGCTTCGAAGTAGActtgtttatttttcacttaaggACTTGACCGACTcttaaacttcaaactctagggctaaaaactaggtaaatttgatttctaaagatttgactaattaattttaactaagtacaaaaatcacaaCAGTGGTGAGTAGGGCGCCTAAGtgagtcaatttttttcaaacaattccTAAACAAATGCTATCAACAGTATTCTTCGTACAATCTCtagatttcaataattaaaaaaaaattaaaaaaagaatttggccTAACAATTGCCAGATAACTTAAggacaattataattcaaggTGACAGGGAAGTATAACTATTTATCAACAAAGACAGGCATCAGATGTCAtgagtaacaaattaaatcacaGAATTTAGACATCAACACTATACTCAATTTTATACTCCATCTGTTTAGTATCTCCCTTCCCCACACTTAGATTAAACAGTGTCCTCACTGTTCCTAATGTAGCTCTAgtaaaacgaaaataaaaataaagaacataagagaaaaagatatACTAGTACTTCCCcggtttcgaaaaattaagtcGAAGCAATTGGAGTTCCAACTGGTATAGCAATAGAGAAAGTCAGCAGTTGTTATCCACCCTggcttcaaaaacaaaaagaaaacaacaaaaagaacaaaaatagcagataatccatcttaactaaaacaatcaaatagcAAATATCCCAAGTCTACCCAATAAATGGGTGCTTGATAAAGTACAAACCAAcagcaaatcaaaataaaacaaatgaagcaaaagaattgagaGCTAACAGGGACTTTAGCTCTATGACATGGGCTGCCTCCCATGAAGCACTTAGTTTATAGTCGCTAGTTCGACTTTTCCAGTTCTTCAACCGAATTTGCTAGATCCACTGTAGTGGCATCACCATCAATGTTTTCCCCTTCAAAGTAATGCTTGAGAAGATGACCGTTTACTTTAAAAGTGCGGTCATCTTCTGACTTCAGCTCAACTGCACCATAGGGAAAAACATTAGAAATAACAAATGGTCCAGACCATCGAGATTTTAACTTACCTGGAAACAACTTCAAGCGAGAGTTGTATAATAGGACTTTCTGACCAGGCAAAAACTCTCGCTTTAGGATGTTCCTATCATGCCATCGCTTGGCTCGCTCCTTGTATATCCTAGCATTTTCATATGCTTCATCTCTCATCTCAGCCATCTGATTCAACTGGAGCAATCTCTTTTCACCTGCAGCTTGTAAATCAAAGTTAAGGTATTTTATGGCCCAATATGCTTTGTGCTCAAGCTCTACTGGTAGGTGACATGATTTACTATAAACAATCTTGTATGGGGACATTCCTATGGGGGTTTTGAAAGCTGTCTTGTAAGCCCACAATGCATCATCAAGTTTTAAAGACCAATCTTTCCTAGATGCATTGACTGTTTTCTCTAAGATACGCTTTATTTCCCTATTGGACACCTCAACCTGTCCACAAGTCTGTGGATGATAAGGGGTGACAATTTTATGAGTAActccatattttgataataatttttcaaattgccgATTGCAAAAATGTGACCCCCCATCACTTATAATGGCTCTAGGTA of the Punica granatum isolate Tunisia-2019 chromosome 6, ASM765513v2, whole genome shotgun sequence genome contains:
- the LOC116209909 gene encoding uncharacterized protein LOC116209909, whose product is MTFSKSRLNSVFWQEGLTGGKYYTALKGLSDKLADYSPIPKCTSAVTTEFVKRREEERMHQFLMGLNMETFGTMHSQILTYDPLPSTGKVYNNVILEESRRWLRRVRINVNMDGAVLVAMGSDRTRKKTCSYCGNAGHERAECYRLMTCSYCEKTGHKRADCYHFNGYPVDWEARRNGSGRKDTAQQSTGRNRGWIKGESSRIGKGQS